A DNA window from Corvus cornix cornix isolate S_Up_H32 chromosome 13, ASM73873v5, whole genome shotgun sequence contains the following coding sequences:
- the NIPAL4 gene encoding magnesium transporter NIPA4 isoform X2 has protein sequence MGRPGGGAGRAQVCPALPSARDALSGRRAKAMDPLETNSSCSNGSLITLSCLSHRVVCQVISSAVPADSVQDNGTSDSSWITRLENNYGFYIGLGLAVFSSFLIGSSVILKKKGLLRLVEKGGTRAGDGGHGYLKDWLWWAGLLTMGGGEAANFAAYAFAPATIVTPLGALSVLISAILSSYLLGERLNLLGKLGCLLSLVGSTVMVIHAPEDEEVTTLEEMTSKLKEPGFLAYAAILLALCFLLIFFLAPRYGQSNILVYLAICSVIGAFSVSSVKGLGIAIKGFFADQPVLQHPLTWILVITLVASITTQINYLNKSLDIFNTSLVFPIYYVLFTTIVITTSIILFKEWVTMTVVDIIGTVCGFLTIILGVFLLHAFKDMDVSLWNLPQVLQNEQPAPVTRDDKNILIEVDNSSIAPEDKPKTLA, from the exons GGTCTCTGATCACCCTTTCGTGCCTTTCCCACCGGGTTGTGTGCCAAGTGATCAGCAGTGCTGTCCCAGCTGACTCTGTCCAGGACAATGGGACTTCAGATAGTTCCTGGATAACTCGGCTGGAAAATAATTATGGATTCTACATTGGCCTGGGCTTGGCTGTCTTCTCCAGCTTCCTCATCGGGAGCAGTGTCATCCTCAAGAAAAAAGGACTGCTACGGCTGGTGGAGAAGGGAGGCACGAGGGCAG gaGACGGAGGCCACGGCTACCTAAAGGACTGGCTCTGGTGGGCTGGCTTGTTAACCA TGGGTGGAGGGGAAGCTGCCAACTTCGCTGCCTATGCCTTTGCTCCTGCAACTATTGTCACGCCTCTGGGGGCTCTGAGCGTGCTCATAAG TGCCATTCTGTCCTCATATTTGCTTGGAGAACGGCTCAAcctgctgggaaagctgggcTGCCTGCTGAGCCTGGTGGGCAGCACTGTGATGGTCATACACGCCCCAGAGGACGAGGAGGTCACCACTCTGGAGGAAATGACTTCCAAGCTGAAGGAGCCTG gTTTCCTGGCTTATGCTGCGATCCTCCTGgctctctgcttcctcctgaTCTTCTTCCTCGCACCCCGTTACGGCCAGAGCAACATCCTCGTCTACCTCGCCATCTGCTCCGTTATCGGCGCCTTCTCCGTGTCCTCAGTCAAGGGCTTGGGAATTGCCATCAAGGGCTTCTTTGCTgaccagcctgtgctgcagcatccaCTGACATGGATCCTGGTCATCACCCTGGTGGCATCCATCACCACACAGATCAACTACCTCAACAAGTCTCTAGACATTTTCAACACCTCTTTGGTGTTTCCCATCTACTACGTGCTGTTCACCACCATTGTCATCACCACTTCCATCATCCTCTTTAAGGAGTGGGTCACCATGACCGTGGTTGACATCATTGGGACAGTCTGTGGCTTCCTCACCATcattttgggggtgtttttaCTCCATGCTTTCAAAGACATGGACGTCAGTTTATGGAATTTACCACAAGTCCTTCAGAATGAACAGCCAGCGCCGGTCACCAGAGATGACAAGAACATCCTGATAGAGGTGGACAACTCCAGCATCGCCCCAGAGGATAAACCCAAA ACACTTGCATGA
- the ADAM19 gene encoding disintegrin and metalloproteinase domain-containing protein 19 has product MRGPGLLCGIALSLLLRLPPPAAAEVQLQPEVVVPRWAAPGGPGSPKHPLRAEVTVKAEGQELVLELEKNRNLFAPGYIETHYSQTGQAQSTPLTHTDHCFYHGVVRGWEHSSVTLSTCRGLRGLIVLSSNSSYVLEPAPNSPDQHLIYRVDNLRLKRGACAYQGTGDAAEDWLRDFTTGMKAPGQRVKRDTLQATKYVELLLVADYAEFQKHRFSIEATKLKLVEAANYVDKFYRALNIRIALVGLEIWNYGNKCDVTENPYSTLKSFLAWSSKERLHRKHDNAQLITGVPFKGTTVGLAPVMAMCSDFQSGGVNMDHSDNAIGVAATIAHELGHNFGMNHDSAGCCTTPAADGGCIMASATGHPFPKVFNQCNRQELEKYLQSGGGMCLSNMPDTKRMYGGGKCGNGYLEEGEECDCGEVEECRNPCCDPRTCSLKPGAECAHGSCCHQCKLMSPGTLCRERSGLCDLPEHCTGESPFCPLNSYQIDGAPCDGGRAYCYSGMCLTYRDQCVQLWGPGAQPAPDACFEKVNAAGDIYGNCGKDIYGNYRKCETRDAKCGKIQCLSSAFKPLQPNAVPIDTTVNMQRCRGTHVYRSDSEEKEMLDPGLVLTGTKCGSHHVCFEGRCQNVSIIFDAESCSKKCHGHGVCNNNKNCHCNHGWAPPFCNKEGTGGSLDSGPPLPEGGSSAVVITLAILAPILVLKGIMFLVYYLKCWNKFAICSLKKTPQFSDTAGTGHANPAFKLRTPQQQRKVIGFPEIPPKPPSQQAPGLQINRQQPPTFSGSHSCSVGQPMGPAQPALPKDIPRRTPPSRPAPPAPKPPTSQDISRPQPPQRALPANPIPSRSRGWQGNSSAVPLPPGHTRAPGRLQPVTESTGVWTAGAVNNLRVGQPGSHGHS; this is encoded by the exons ATGAGGGGCCCGGGGCTGCTCTGCGGCATCGCCCTCTCGCTGCTGCTGCGGCTGCCGCCCC CCGCGGCCGCTGAGGTGCAGCTCCAGCCCGAGGTGGTGGTGCCGCGCTGGGCAGCCCCGGGTGGCCCCGGCAGCCCCAAG CATCCACTCCGAGCTGAAGTTACAGTAAAGGCAGAAGGCCAGGAGCTCGTCTTGGAACTGGAGAAAAATAG AAACCTCTTTGCACCAGGCTACATCGAGACCCACTACAGCCAGACTGGCCAAGCCCAGAGCACCCCCCTGACCCACACG GACCACTGCTTTTACCACGGGGTCGTGCGGGGCTGGGAGCACTCCAGCGTCACGCTCAGCACATGCCGGGGGCTGCG AGGACTCATCGTACTGAGCAGCAATTCCAGCTATGTCTTGGAGCCAGCTCCCAACAGCCCAGACCAGCACTTGATTTACAGGGTGGACAACCTGAGGTTGAAGAGAGGAGCCTGTGCCTACCAGGGCACTGGGGATGCAGCTGAAGATTGGCTCAGGGACTTCACAACTGGGATGAAAGCACCAGGCCAGAGG gtgaaaCGGGACACTCTGCAGGCCACGAAGTACGTGGAGCTCCTGCTCGTGGCTGATTATGCTGAG TTTCAGAAACATCGCTTCAGCATCGAAGCAACAAAGCTTAAATTAGTGGAGGCTGCTAATTACGTAGATAAG TTTTACAGGGCCTTAAATATCCGGATTGCCTTGGTGGGGCTGGAGATCTGGAATTACGGGAATAAATGTGATGTAACAGAGAATCCCTACTCCACCCTCAAGTCCTTTCTGGCCTGGAGTAGCAAAGAGAGGCTGCACAGAAAACATGATAATGCCCAACTAATCAC GGGTGTGCCCTTCAAAGGTACCACGGTAGGCTTGGCTCCCGTGATGGCCATGTGCTCTGATTTCCAGTCAGGAGGAGTAAACATG GATCACTCTGATAATGCCATTGGTGTTGCTGCTACCATTGCTCACGAGCTGGGACACAACTTTGGCATGAATCACGATTCTGCTGGCTGCTGTACCACCCCTGCAGCAGATGGGGGCTGCATCATGGCTTCTGCAACTGG GCACCCATTCCCCAAGGTGTTCAACCAGTGCAACAGACAAGAGCTGGAGAAGTATCTGCAGTCTGGTGGAGGGATGTGTCTCTCCAATATGCCAGATACCAAAAGAATGTATGGTGGAGGGAAATGTGGAAATGGCTACTTGGAAGAGGGGGAGGAGTGTGACTGTGGAGAGGTGGAG GAGTGCAGGAACCCCTGCTGTGACCCCAGGACCTGCTCCCTGAAACCTGGTGCTGAATGTGcccatggcagctgctgccatcagTGCAAG CTGATGTCTCCAGGAACTCTCTGCAGGGAGAGGTCAGGGCTCTGTGACCTCCCAGAACATTGCACTGGCGAGTCCCCGTTCTGCCCCCTCAACTCTTACCAGATCGATGGGGCTCCCTGCGACGGAGGAAGGGCCTATTGCTACAGTGGCATGTGCCTCACCTACAGGGACCAGTGTGTGCAGCTGTGGGGGCCTG gagcacagccagcaccagaCGCCTGCTTTGAGAAGGTCAATGCTGCCGGAGACATCTACGGGAACTGCGGGAAGGACATCTATGGGAATTACAGGAAGTGCGAGACGAG AGATGCTAAATGTGGGAAGATCCAGTGCCTGAGCTCTGCTTTCAAACCCCTGCAGCCCAATGCAGTGCCCATAGACACCACTGTGAACATGCAGCGCTGCCGGGGAACCCACGTGTACAGATCCGACAGTGAGGAGAAGGAGATGCTGGATCCTGGCTTGGTGTTGACAGGAACAAAGTGTGGGAGCCATCAT GTTTGCTTTGAGGGGCGCTGCCAGAACGTGTCCATCATCTTTGATGCTGAAAGCTGTAGCAAGAAGTGCCATGGGCATGGA GTGTGCAACAACAACAAGAACTGCCACTGCAACCACGGGTGGGCCCCCCCATTCTGCAACAAGGAGGGGACGGGAGGAAGCTTGGACAGTGGTCCCCCTCTGCCTGAAGGTG GTTCCTCAGCGGTCGTGATAACTCTGGCAATCCTGGCTCCCATTCTTGTTCTCAAAGGAATCATGTTTTTAGTCTATTATCTGAAATGCTGGAATAAATTTGCCATCTGTTCTCTAAAGAAGACACCTCAGTTCAG TGACACTGCTGGAACTGGGCACGCAAACCCTGCCTTCAAGCTGAGAAccccccagcagcagaggaag GTGATTGGCTTCCCTGAAATCCCACCGAAACCTCCTTCTCAGCAAGCTCCAGGGCTCCAGATAAACAGGCAGCAGCCACCCACCTTctctggcagccacagctgcagcGTGGGGCAGCCCATGGGACCAGCCCAGCCAGCACTTCCAAAGGACATTCCCCGCAGGACACCCCCGAGCAggccagcacctcctgctcccaaaCCTCCAACTTCTCAG GATATTTCAAGGCCCCAGCCACCCCAGAGAGCTCTGCCAGCgaatcccatcccatccagaTCCAGAGGCTGGCAggggaacagctctgctgtcccactGCCTCCTGGGCACACCAGAGCCCCAGGACGCCTCCAGCCTGTGACAGAG AGCACTGGTGTCTGGACAGCTGGAGCAGTGAACAACCTGAGAGTGGGACAGCCAGGCTCCCATGGGCATTCCTGA
- the NIPAL4 gene encoding magnesium transporter NIPA4 isoform X1, with protein sequence MGRPGGGAGRAQVCPALPSARDALSGRRAKAMDPLETNSSCSNGSLITLSCLSHRVVCQVISSAVPADSVQDNGTSDSSWITRLENNYGFYIGLGLAVFSSFLIGSSVILKKKGLLRLVEKGGTRAGDGGHGYLKDWLWWAGLLTMGGGEAANFAAYAFAPATIVTPLGALSVLISAILSSYLLGERLNLLGKLGCLLSLVGSTVMVIHAPEDEEVTTLEEMTSKLKEPGFLAYAAILLALCFLLIFFLAPRYGQSNILVYLAICSVIGAFSVSSVKGLGIAIKGFFADQPVLQHPLTWILVITLVASITTQINYLNKSLDIFNTSLVFPIYYVLFTTIVITTSIILFKEWVTMTVVDIIGTVCGFLTIILGVFLLHAFKDMDVSLWNLPQVLQNEQPAPVTRDDKNILIEVDNSSIAPEDKPKVFVLYA encoded by the exons GGTCTCTGATCACCCTTTCGTGCCTTTCCCACCGGGTTGTGTGCCAAGTGATCAGCAGTGCTGTCCCAGCTGACTCTGTCCAGGACAATGGGACTTCAGATAGTTCCTGGATAACTCGGCTGGAAAATAATTATGGATTCTACATTGGCCTGGGCTTGGCTGTCTTCTCCAGCTTCCTCATCGGGAGCAGTGTCATCCTCAAGAAAAAAGGACTGCTACGGCTGGTGGAGAAGGGAGGCACGAGGGCAG gaGACGGAGGCCACGGCTACCTAAAGGACTGGCTCTGGTGGGCTGGCTTGTTAACCA TGGGTGGAGGGGAAGCTGCCAACTTCGCTGCCTATGCCTTTGCTCCTGCAACTATTGTCACGCCTCTGGGGGCTCTGAGCGTGCTCATAAG TGCCATTCTGTCCTCATATTTGCTTGGAGAACGGCTCAAcctgctgggaaagctgggcTGCCTGCTGAGCCTGGTGGGCAGCACTGTGATGGTCATACACGCCCCAGAGGACGAGGAGGTCACCACTCTGGAGGAAATGACTTCCAAGCTGAAGGAGCCTG gTTTCCTGGCTTATGCTGCGATCCTCCTGgctctctgcttcctcctgaTCTTCTTCCTCGCACCCCGTTACGGCCAGAGCAACATCCTCGTCTACCTCGCCATCTGCTCCGTTATCGGCGCCTTCTCCGTGTCCTCAGTCAAGGGCTTGGGAATTGCCATCAAGGGCTTCTTTGCTgaccagcctgtgctgcagcatccaCTGACATGGATCCTGGTCATCACCCTGGTGGCATCCATCACCACACAGATCAACTACCTCAACAAGTCTCTAGACATTTTCAACACCTCTTTGGTGTTTCCCATCTACTACGTGCTGTTCACCACCATTGTCATCACCACTTCCATCATCCTCTTTAAGGAGTGGGTCACCATGACCGTGGTTGACATCATTGGGACAGTCTGTGGCTTCCTCACCATcattttgggggtgtttttaCTCCATGCTTTCAAAGACATGGACGTCAGTTTATGGAATTTACCACAAGTCCTTCAGAATGAACAGCCAGCGCCGGTCACCAGAGATGACAAGAACATCCTGATAGAGGTGGACAACTCCAGCATCGCCCCAGAGGATAAACCCAAAGTATTTGTGCTCTATGCTTAG